One window from the genome of Myripristis murdjan chromosome 6, fMyrMur1.1, whole genome shotgun sequence encodes:
- the ch25hl1.1 gene encoding cholesterol 25-hydroxylase-like protein 1, member 1, producing MMNISDLPLQLLPSRSSDRLLQPLWDYLLFHHLPLISSPFFPVLLAFSSYFFFSLPFTVLDLLGERLPSFHKYKIQQGRRPTLGMMAKSFMKAVYNHLFFVLPAVMIGMFILPAPVLPHDAPTVYEVFVDGLAALLLFDTQYYIWHFIHHKNAQLYRWIHAIHHEYIAPFSWSTEQLSIPELMTVGFWSNLDPILLRCHPFTTWCVTVFSIWMSVEDHIGYDLPWTLNRLVPFGLLGGAPAHDIHHQKPSSNFAPFFSHWDRIFGTNVPLQRKL from the coding sequence ATGATGAACATCAGTGACCTGCCTCTGCAGCTCCTGCCCTCCAGGTCCTCAGATCgactgctgcagcctctctggGACTATTTGCTTTTTCATCACCTACCCCTCATCTCGTCTCCCTTCTTCCCTGTCCTGCTCGCCTTCTCCAGTTATTTCTTCTTCAGTTTACCCTTCACTGTGTTAGACCTCTTGGGAGAAAGGCTGCCTTCGTTCCATAAATACAAGATCCAGCAGGGCAGGCGTCCGACATTGGGAATGATGGCCAAGAGCTTCATGAAGGCTGTGTACAAccacttgttttttgttctgcCAGCTGTAATGATTGGTATGTTCATTCTGCCCGCACCAGTGCTGCCACATGATGCTCCAACTGTGTATGAGGTGTTCGTTGATGGACTGGCTGCACTTCTCCTCTTTGACACTCAGTACTACATTTGGCATTTCATACACCACAAGAATGCGCAGCTCTACAGGTGGATTCATGCCATTCACCACGAATACATCGCACCTTTCTCTTGGTCCACAGAGCAGCTCAGCATCCCAGAGCTGATGACTGTAGGATTCTGGAGCAACCTGGACCCGATTCTCTTAAGATGTCACCCATTTACCACTTGGTGTGTCACAGTGTTCAGCATCTGGATGTCTGTAGAGGACCACATAGGCTATGACCTGCCGTGGACCCTCAACCGCCTAGTGCCATTTGGTCTGCTGGGAGGAGCACCAGCTCACGACATACACCACCAGAAGCCTAGCAGTAATTTTGCTCCTTTCTTCAGCCACTGGGACCGGATCTTTGGTACCAATGTCCCTCTGCAGAGAAAACTGTAA